One Arachis hypogaea cultivar Tifrunner chromosome 2, arahy.Tifrunner.gnm2.J5K5, whole genome shotgun sequence genomic window, acatCTTATCTTATTCTTATATTCTAAAATCAATAAAATTACACTTATAATCAAAAGAGTTAAGCTTTAAAATAGTTTTTCACATTGACTGCTTGTATTGAAAAAGATTTCTAAATTCCAATTATATCATAAAtgatcgaaaaaattaaaaaaattatactatattagtctttttatactcttttcatcAAGTTAATTCTTATACCATAAATGACCTGACACTTTTCTTTTAAACTAGACAAAATAACATTGTTTTAATTTTGATACTAAATGTTTAATTTTAATAGTCACACATTTTTATGTGTGAGTTAAGACGTTTTGTGGTTCATTAAGAGTTTAAGACTAAATAATGTTGCttcttcaaatttcaaatatttagaaccaaaattaaaataacgTCGTCTAATTTAATATGAAAGGTTAtgaattttatgaatttttttaataccAGTGGTTATTTTCAAAGAGTACTTTGCAATTTACTTAAAAATTATcaataatgaaaatgaaaaatgtaAAGACGTAATCTAAATGTTGAGGATTTCTTGATGTATATATTACCGAAGATCCCTTGAGATTGAAAAGATGATTATACtgcaattattattgttattagtttagttaatatattttatattataatgatCTAAGTCAAATCTACTTGGATTTAAACTGTTGGTTTCAAAAAATTTCTTCCTATTGATCCAACTACTCGCGACTTTAATTTGGATCTAGTACCAATGTACCATAGATTGAGATCACCCCtagtattaattttcaaaaaacttcTACAcccaaagaagaaaataaaaaaaaatcattgctTATGTTACTTGTTGATATTACTTAcgatagaataattaattttttaataaatgtactataaaatattgaaaactttaacttttgttatttttaaataacaaatttttatattaaatatcttaaccaatatttttaaaatacttctATTAAAACTTAAATTTGATTAAGTTATTCATCAAATAAAATTGATGGAATTAATTTTAACTTTGTGGATTTAAAATTAAGTTATTCACCAATATTTTTGTATGATCtcaaatttaagttttattttttatttagttattaatgattttcaaataaaattgatgaaattaattttaattttgtggatTTATAGACTCaaaagatttttatatttttattttttggttaaggACTCAAAGATATTTATGCTCTTCCCCACAACCTTATATAGCGTTTTAATGTTATATATGCATTGCACCAACTAAAATAAGAGTGATGTTTAATAGttgaatgtgtattttatatcaaGTATTTGTTCTGAGTACTATTTTgttattagaaaaagatatttttttaataaaaaatttattttttattttttagtatgtttaaaaaaatttttgtattaaaaataaaaatattaaaaaaataaaaataattaaaaattataatttaattattttaaaaaatttttttacttaaaaaagatgtttttaacataataaacaaataaaaatatttttatattattatatttaaatataattgttagataaaaagatattttatattttaaatataagatgaatttaattttgatgtactctcagtgtaaaataattttacacgtaCATCTAATTATGTAATGTCACGTTTCACATTAATTGCGTAAATAGTCATAAAAAACGGATGTTAcatgattatttaaaaatattttacactaataatacatcaaaattaaactcataaaaatttacttttatttttttatttttttaattcacttACAAAATCTTTTCATAAAATCTCATTCAATTAAGCCCTAAtaataagtaaaaataaataaaactatttaTTCACATTTTAAGAAACTTTCAAATAactaattcatatattttaaaaattacaaaaggtAATAAATTATAGAAACGGTTAATTTAATAATtgcaataaataatatttatgaaaataataatttctatTAACATATTATATTATTGTCAATACTTTTGTTAAAGAATGATTTTCTTGTACAAATGATCTGAATCCAATTTTGATATGTATGTATACTATTATTGAATTgatgtaaataaaatatttatacatatatctaCTTAGAtatcatattttatatattaactcATAATCAAAGAAAATAATTGGTTTTTTGTCTATCTATTGTATAAataactataaataataaaatttgtttcaaaaatattatatatatatatatatatatattaaaaattatttattatgtatttataaataaatatatgcattattttacatattttaatatatattatttttactattaatatgtattatttataaataactaatgctaataattaaatttttttatacatataatatgataaaaatattttatatataaaaaattaactactacattaattattattttaaatattttaatatatatttaatatgataatataaaggtgaaaactcaggtgaagtcgacttcacgtgaaattgatatctgagagtcgttaaatgaaaatttagtcaaatcaattaaattatctaacggctctcaaacatcaacttcacgtaaaatcgCCTGTAACTTAGTTTTCACCTGATATAAATTAActgtttatattattatataccgGTAAAatagttattatgtatttatgtggAAACGTACTTCAAAattagatttaaattatttaatatttaatttttaaagccgCATTCTCATCTCCGAAAGTAgatccatcttcttttcttcgtctctgcttcTCACTGCTCGCTTTCACTTACTTCTCTGACTCACTGAGTCAATTAACTCGTTCTTCACCCCCAAATCGAGATTCCCTGAAACCCTAAAATTCCAATTCCCACCGCATGTCACTACTTTACTTCCCAATTCCTTCCTCCTTCGTCTTCTGATTCACTTCAATCGATTCGATTTTGCGGATCCATGGAGGAATCTCCATCTCCCAAACCAGAGTTCGAATCCACAACCACAACTCTAACATGCCGCGATTCCGaactcagcaacaacaacagctgCAGCAATAGCAGCTTCTGCAGCAGCGAGGTCATGCTTCCAAAGAAGAacactaacaacaacaacaacaacaacgataGAGGTGAGGTTGTGAACGGTTACATTGTGTACTCGCGAAGGAAGACGAAGGATCTCCATGAAGAAGACGAAGAGCAAGAGAAGAAGGTAAGTTCCGAGGGCAGAAATGGAATTGTAAAGGTGGAGGAGGAAAGTAGTGAGGTGGTGGTGATTcagaacgacgtcgttttgggaaGGTTGAAGAGGAATAGGAAGCCAACGTGGAAAACGGTGGTGGATGAGTGTGAagttggagaagaagagaaagcgGTGGTTTTCAAGACGAAGTCGTCGGAGAAGGTTGTTGTCGTTAACAGAAGGCCCGTCACCGTTAAAGAGCTCTTCGACACTGGTTTGCTCGATGGAGTTCCCGTTTTTTACATGGGTTGCAAGAAGGTTAGCCTTCATTTTTCGGTCTCAATTTTATAGAGATTAATTTTGATTATGCGTTAACGATTTTTTATATTGACATGCAATTAAATTGGTTGATGACTCTCTTACTACCATTTCAAAATTCTCTAAGTGTGCTTAATTAAACGATAATAGAGTACAAAATAAACTCTCTTTTATATTGTATGAAGTTGAATGATCAAAATCGTAATAGTTTAGTCAAATAGGTGAAATTATCGGGCAGGTGAAATTATCGGgcagtttttaattattaatttcatacgAAGTTTGTTATATTATGTATTCTCTATATAAAGAGAGTTGGTAGtttgatttgaattataattatttacttcttagaaattctataattatcaattgtaattattttttgtgtttattgtttaatgtaaaaataattaataaaaatagggATTGACGAGATTAAAATAATAGTGATACTGAGACTGGGAGAAGTTAGGTCAACGGATTTACGTGGAATGAATCTTTTGCGAAATTTATCCGCCTAGAAATAATGTAATAGTAAGAGTTGTTTGAGATTAAGCATGAATTATGAGTTTGAGTTCGAGAATGGTCTCTCCCTTTTCAGAGAGAGGAAGCTTTGTGCATCTATTTTCACCAAGTGTGAGGAGCATGCATGCAAATGAGtcactcattttcttttcttaacttgTTTAGTTGATATGTCTCGGATTGGAGTTCAAGGTTTGTAAACGGAGGAATGAACGTGGGAGAGTTTGTTTATTATTCAGTGAGTTGACCCAGCTAAAATTAGAATACTCGTGGTATAGATATTTTAGGAAAAGAAATTCATAAATGTGTAACAGATAGATATAAATTTCGGTACATGCCTCCTAAGGcatgctttttctctcttttgtttgGAAGTAACCGACTGTTACATGAATTTCGCATGTTTtcgttttttattcttttattttttataggtcTAAAGAAAAGGGTGTTTTTTCTAGGTTATTATTAGACATTAATATATTGAGAACTGATATCTTTTCTGtactttttatatgaaaataatagtCTGACATGACACGACCCGTTCGGCCTTTCGTCCTTTTATTTGAAAACCTGCTACTTTATATCTCTATATGTGCTTCGTTGATACTTGATACCCATTATTAAtatcagaaaaatatttttctggttattttggtttgagtattatatagagaaaaaaactttgaactttttttttcaattccatttaacaacaaaaaaatatcttGTTCCATCGAGGGAAGTGGGTTACAAAGAACAGATGACATTATTACATACTCTTTTGACCACCTCATTCCGAGACTTTTAAATTATGAACCTACTTAAATGACCCTATTGTTGAATCATGGATTCATGGTTACTTATGCTTTGATATCGATCTCATATTCAATGAAAGGTTTAATCTTTCACCCACCGCGATTATTTTTTCATGTAATTAATTTTCGTTTATATGTAGTTGTTTAAGAAACTCTCTTTAACCGAAAATCGAAGAATCTTatttaagctttttttttttccaaaaatatattattatacttgGTGATAAAGATTACCTAAAAGGTGACTAATATACTAACACATACGTATATAATATTGTAAACGCTGTTAAATTTCGACATTAAAATCTTACCCGTTACGAGTTTATAAACAGGCTTGCctcattttcctttctttttcctccTTGCTGCTGGCGCCTAGTCTATTGGATTATTTGATGTGTAGCTCTCGTAGTTTTACCCTGAGTTATATGGTTCAATTGATGATTACAGGATTCAACTTCCGGATTACGGGGTGTAATTCAAGATGGGGGAATATTGTGCTCATGCTGTATTTGCAATGGACGCAGGGTGAGTTATCAGTTGATTTTGAATAATGGGTAATCAATGGTTTCTTAGTGTTGAGACTTCCCTTTCATTTGTGTTTACTTGTTCCTTTTGTCTGTGTAGATTATTCCTCCATCCCAATTCGAGATTCATGCTTGCAATACATACAAGAGAGCAGCACAATATATTTGCCTTGAGAATGGGAAGAGCTTGCTTGACCTTTTGAGAGCATGCAGAGCAGTTCCCCTGCATGCTTTGGAGGTGGCAGTTCAAAATTTTCTTTGTTCCCCACCTGAAGAAAAATACTTTACCTGCAAAAGTTGCAGAGGTTAGTGCTTTGCTTTGCTGTTAACCgtttgttgttatttttattgttaaggTTTGCCTCACTGATCATAGGCTCTTAAGATGAGCAAATCTATAGGACCAACCCATTTACCCCCAAAAATTAACTTATATGAGCTCTAGAAATATTGGCCTGACTAGCACTGTTTAAATTGTTCAACTTGGTTACACCCTTTTTTTCCCCATCCGTCCTTATAAAACAAGAAATATTAACTAGAAGAGGATGATATTTAAGGTGTGGAGGAAAAATATCCTTGCTGCTTATTCGAAAACAAAAAAATGTTTGCCACAAAGACTAGGACAAACCaggacaaacaaacaaaaaagagaCACACAAACTACAATACTTCATAGAAGCCAATCTCTCTTCTGTAAGAAAGGTACTCCTCTAAAAGGATTATGCTTCTTACACCAAGTACGAGAAAATTTGGTTTATTATGTTTTGTATTGAACTCTTTAAGTTTGCCCTAATTATtatgttttaatattattttggttTAAATTTTTGTCGTTTGTTATGTAAtgtattagaatttaaaaaatttggagtGCAATTTGCTTATTATATTTAAGATGtaatagggtttaggattttaggcTTGGAAGAAAAGAATAATAATTTTGGCCTGCTTGAGCCGAAAAGGGGGCCTGTTTAATTGTTTGGGTAAAATTTACTGATAACATTATCGAGTTATGTTCTATTTATTCTTGATGGTATATTATTTTATcgctgttgttgttattataggGTGTTTCCCTTCTTCAAGTGTGGAAAGAGTGGGGCTATTATGCCAATCTTGTGTGGAGGAAAGGAAATCTgaaaaaaattctattaaaagagttgacaaaagagtcAGGTATTCAAAATGAAATCGATGTTCTATAGTTATTTGCTTGCAAACACTCCCACAATCTATGTTGATAAGTGTGATAATGACACAGTCCTAAATGTTCACACCACATTCAAGGTGAAATGAAATGCTTCTGGTTCCTTTTTCCACTTCTTACTCAATCTTTTCTTTCATCGTTGTATTACTGTTACACAACATTTCAGGTCTCCTAAACCAGTATTGTTTCCCAGTCCATCAAGCACTTCTGAACTCTGTAATTCCTCACAAACTAAGAGACgctggaagaaaagagaaaagttGGTATCATAATATTTCTTTTATCTTAAATATGATGCAAATTTTGTAAAGTTTCTGCACAACAATTTTGCCTTAACCAAAATCTGTGGTTATTAAGCATGATGGGTTTCACAAAAATAACTTTCTCCTGTCTAATTTTTAGGTTGTATGTTTTGCTTTCTTGTTACGGTTTGTGTTTTCTTTTGGCTTACATTATTTTAATTGCATCATTAAGGTCATCAAAACGGGATGCCAGCTCAGCTTTTTCCAAGGGTGCTTCAGATCCTATTCTATTCCACAAGAGTTTGTGGAAGAGGAAAACAAAGTTTGTATATATGGATTTATTTCTTAAAATCATTGATCTTGTTGACATTCTTGTAAGTTCAAATGTTTACAATAGAGTCTCATTTCCCCTCTTTATTGTAATATTTTGTTATTACCAGGTCATATAAACTGACAGTAAAATTAAACACTGCTCCAGCTACTTCAACTTCGATGTTTCCAGTTACTTCAACTTCGACGTGTTTATCTTCAGAAAATAAGAGCCAGTGGAAGATCGCCAAAAAGTTAGCTCCCTCTCATCCCTAGATTTTTGTGCGTTATATATGGctgtagtgtttttttttttattatttcttttatatattttcgtGATGATAGTAATTCTATGTTTATCCAATATATTCTTCTCAAGGTATCAGCGACtgcataaattaatttttgaagaaaatggatTGCCTGATGGAGCCAAAGTAGCTTATTATGCACGTGGACAGGTTGTTTTTATGTGAGTTTCATGTTCAAGTTATTTATGTCTAATCCTATCTTAACTGTTATGTTCTTGTCAATAGAAATTGCTTGTAGGCATCAAAAGGGGCTCTGGAATTGTGTGTGGATGCTGTAACACGCTGGTATTGCAGCTTATCTTTTTCTTGTATGTGGGCACTGCTCACTG contains:
- the LOC112759570 gene encoding uncharacterized protein produces the protein MEESPSPKPEFESTTTTLTCRDSELSNNNSCSNSSFCSSEVMLPKKNTNNNNNNNDRGEVVNGYIVYSRRKTKDLHEEDEEQEKKVSSEGRNGIVKVEEESSEVVVIQNDVVLGRLKRNRKPTWKTVVDECEVGEEEKAVVFKTKSSEKVVVVNRRPVTVKELFDTGLLDGVPVFYMGCKKDSTSGLRGVIQDGGILCSCCICNGRRIIPPSQFEIHACNTYKRAAQYICLENGKSLLDLLRACRAVPLHALEVAVQNFLCSPPEEKYFTCKSCRGCFPSSSVERVGLLCQSCVEERKSEKNSIKRVDKRVRSPKPVLFPSPSSTSELCNSSQTKRRWKKREKSSKRDASSAFSKGASDPILFHKSLWKRKTKSYKLTVKLNTAPATSTSMFPVTSTSTCLSSENKSQWKIAKKYQRLHKLIFEENGLPDGAKVAYYARGQKLLVGIKRGSGIVCGCCNTLVSPSQFEVHAGWASRRKPYAYIYTSDGMSLHELAMFILKERKYTAKYNDDLCVVCWDGGNLLLCDGCPRSFHKECASVSSVPRGNWYCQICQNMFQRESFVADNVHAVAAERVEGVGPIEQIARCIRIVKDTDAEMGGCVLCGGSDFSRSGFGPRTIIFCDQCEKEYHVGCLRDHKMAFLKELPEGIWICCDDCTRIHSILENILVRGAERLPESLLDVIKVKQEEILLGLPNEIDVRWRLLNGKIASSETRPFLLQAVSMFHECFDAIIDPVSGSDLIPAMVYGRSVQTQDFGGFYCALLMVNSCVVSAAMLRVFGRDVAELPLVATCYKNRGKGYFQTLFSCIERLLAFLNVKNFVLPAAEEAISIWTDKFGFSLMKPEQLSNYRKTFGQMMAFKGTIMLEKPVPSCRIVNTRS